A single genomic interval of Deferribacter autotrophicus harbors:
- a CDS encoding MBL fold metallo-hydrolase codes for MAVLNVISSGSKGNCYLIQHKDAAIIVDIGVGKSKYEPLLKEISSNLSEIFLFLTHEHHDHTKGLKTFLNNYNPKIFCSMGTALQISKKYDLDVSNFYILDDKKIYQVDGFEVAPFKVIHDGAEPFGYHFTFEGKGLTFTTDLGVVTDDIVDFLKSSKVAILEANYEDSLLKNGNYPKFLKKRIESIKGHLSNKQAINTLNMLDNSELETVFLGHISEENNTYEIVEKYVSYCNTHFPFSTKYLKQQETIYGIKI; via the coding sequence ATGGCGGTTTTGAACGTAATTTCATCTGGCAGCAAAGGAAATTGTTACCTTATACAACATAAAGATGCCGCAATTATAGTTGATATAGGAGTTGGTAAATCGAAATATGAACCTCTTTTAAAAGAAATATCTTCAAATTTAAGTGAAATTTTTCTCTTTCTAACTCATGAACACCACGATCACACAAAAGGGTTAAAAACCTTTTTAAACAATTATAATCCAAAAATCTTTTGCAGTATGGGGACCGCATTGCAAATTTCTAAAAAATATGATTTGGACGTATCAAATTTTTATATATTAGACGATAAAAAAATTTATCAGGTTGATGGCTTTGAAGTGGCACCATTCAAGGTTATTCATGATGGTGCTGAACCCTTTGGCTATCATTTCACGTTTGAAGGAAAGGGACTAACCTTTACCACAGATTTAGGTGTGGTAACTGATGATATTGTAGATTTCTTAAAAAGCTCAAAAGTAGCTATACTGGAAGCAAATTATGAAGATAGTTTGCTTAAAAACGGTAACTACCCAAAATTCTTAAAAAAAAGAATTGAATCTATCAAAGGGCATCTTTCCAATAAACAAGCCATAAATACACTTAATATGCTCGATAATTCTGAATTGGAGACAGTTTTCTTAGGTCATATCAGTGAAGAAAATAATACTTATGAAATTGTGGAAAAATATGTGTCATATTGCAATACCCATTTCCCTTTCAGCACAAAATATCTGAAACAGCAAGAAACAATATATGGAATTAAAATTTAG
- a CDS encoding nucleoside recognition protein — translation MEFSLLNSFVNAAKLSLKLIIVITLLMIAYEFFENSKLYTKLQSILERPLEKVGFTPNSSITMVVGLVLGIAYGAGILIRNAMSGKMSGKEILLSSLFLSVCHAVFEDTLLFVAIGGNGVIILGTRIFLAITVAMIITKYVKL, via the coding sequence ATGGAATTTTCTCTCCTAAATTCTTTTGTAAATGCAGCAAAGCTATCTTTAAAACTAATTATAGTAATTACCTTACTGATGATTGCATATGAGTTTTTTGAAAACTCTAAATTGTATACCAAATTGCAATCTATTCTTGAACGACCTTTAGAAAAAGTAGGGTTTACTCCAAATTCTTCCATAACAATGGTTGTGGGATTAGTCTTAGGTATAGCCTATGGAGCTGGGATATTGATAAGAAATGCAATGAGCGGTAAAATGAGCGGCAAGGAAATTTTGTTATCAAGTCTCTTTTTGTCTGTTTGTCATGCAGTTTTTGAGGATACCCTTCTTTTTGTTGCTATTGGTGGAAACGGTGTTATTATACTTGGGACTAGAATCTTTCTTGCTATCACTGTTGCAATGATAATAACAAAATATGTTAAATTATAG
- the nhaB gene encoding sodium/proton antiporter NhaB, with translation MNLGKAFTNNFLGHAPRWYKNILLLFLVINPILYYTVGHFITGWLLIVEFIFTLAMALKCYPLPAGGLLALEAVIVGMTDTQSVYKEVLHNFPVILLLMFMVAGIYFMREGLLFLFSRLLTKIRSKIAISLLFSFLGAFLSAFLDALTVTAVIITVAYGFYNIYHKVVSGKHFNDAHSVKGDDEVKDEYRKELDEFRAFLRNLMMHGAVGTALGGATTLVGEPQNLLIGYMVGWHFKDFFVHCAPVSIPVLIVGITTCFLLERFKLLGYGHKMPENVRKILVDYVEEQNKSFDAKMKMRLIVQAIAGVILMLTLALHLAEVGLIGLMVIVLLTAFNGIIDEHQIGHAFEEALPFTALLVVFFTIVAVIHTNHLFQPIIDYVLGFEGTKQLAAYYLANGALSAISDNVFVATVYMSETVNYFKDIIPLLGENLHKATPEQLEKIKQLWKLAVSINMGTNIPSVATPNGQAAFLFLLTSALAPVIRLSYMEMVKLAFPYTITMTLTGLLATIYFL, from the coding sequence ATGAATTTGGGTAAAGCTTTTACAAATAACTTTTTAGGACATGCCCCGCGTTGGTATAAAAATATCCTATTACTGTTTCTTGTGATTAATCCAATCTTGTATTACACAGTGGGTCATTTTATTACTGGATGGTTATTGATTGTTGAATTTATTTTTACTCTAGCAATGGCGTTGAAATGCTATCCACTGCCTGCAGGGGGGCTTTTGGCTCTTGAGGCTGTGATAGTTGGGATGACGGATACTCAATCGGTGTATAAAGAAGTTCTTCATAATTTTCCGGTTATTTTATTACTGATGTTTATGGTAGCTGGTATCTATTTTATGCGTGAAGGTTTGTTATTTCTGTTTTCAAGACTTTTGACAAAGATACGTTCAAAAATAGCCATTTCGCTACTTTTTTCATTTCTGGGTGCTTTTTTATCAGCTTTTTTAGATGCATTGACTGTAACAGCGGTTATAATTACCGTGGCATACGGTTTTTATAATATTTATCATAAAGTAGTTTCAGGTAAACATTTTAATGATGCTCACAGTGTAAAAGGTGATGATGAAGTAAAAGATGAGTACAGAAAAGAACTAGATGAATTTAGAGCATTTTTAAGAAATCTCATGATGCATGGAGCGGTGGGAACAGCTCTCGGCGGTGCCACAACTCTTGTGGGTGAGCCGCAAAACCTTTTAATCGGCTATATGGTGGGATGGCATTTTAAAGACTTTTTTGTACATTGTGCTCCAGTGTCCATTCCGGTGTTAATTGTTGGAATTACAACCTGCTTTTTACTGGAGAGATTTAAACTATTGGGGTATGGACACAAAATGCCTGAGAATGTTAGGAAAATTCTTGTGGATTACGTGGAGGAGCAGAATAAAAGTTTTGATGCGAAGATGAAAATGAGACTCATTGTGCAGGCAATTGCTGGTGTGATACTTATGTTAACTTTAGCATTACATCTGGCAGAAGTGGGATTAATCGGTTTGATGGTGATAGTTTTGCTTACTGCTTTTAATGGGATTATTGATGAACATCAAATTGGGCATGCTTTTGAAGAAGCGTTACCTTTTACCGCATTGTTGGTTGTATTTTTCACCATTGTTGCAGTAATTCATACTAACCATCTTTTCCAGCCTATTATCGATTATGTGCTGGGATTTGAAGGGACAAAACAGCTTGCTGCATATTATTTGGCAAATGGTGCATTGTCAGCTATTAGCGATAACGTTTTTGTGGCAACAGTTTATATGAGTGAAACGGTGAATTATTTTAAAGATATAATTCCATTGCTTGGAGAAAATTTGCATAAAGCAACACCTGAACAACTTGAAAAGATAAAACAATTATGGAAACTTGCCGTTTCAATCAATATGGGAACAAATATACCTTCAGTGGCCACGCCAAACGGTCAGGCTGCATTTTTATTTCTTTTGACATCTGCACTTGCACCGGTGATAAGATTATCCTATATGGAAATGGTAAAACTTGCTTTTCCTTATACTATTACAATGACTTTAACCGGTCTTTTGGCTACAATATATTTCTTATAA
- a CDS encoding nucleoside recognition domain-containing protein, producing MNIFVKHILDGLKKGINISGKIVIYTFPFYILIDMLKQSGVLMKIGNFFEPITALMGLPGEATIVLLSGFLINLYPALASMAAMDLTAKQITIIGIVLGIAHNLIIEGIVLSKSGVRIYITVFFRLILAIITGIGVNIIWNFLS from the coding sequence ATGAATATTTTTGTAAAGCATATTCTAGACGGTCTTAAAAAAGGGATTAATATCAGCGGTAAAATTGTAATTTACACATTCCCTTTCTATATTCTCATTGATATGTTGAAGCAAAGTGGTGTTCTTATGAAGATTGGTAATTTTTTTGAACCTATAACAGCTTTGATGGGGTTGCCAGGTGAAGCTACCATTGTACTTCTTTCAGGTTTTTTGATAAACCTTTATCCTGCCCTTGCTTCCATGGCGGCTATGGATCTGACAGCAAAACAGATTACAATTATAGGGATTGTTTTGGGGATTGCTCATAACTTAATAATAGAGGGGATTGTTTTATCAAAATCAGGAGTAAGGATTTATATTACGGTATTCTTTAGATTGATACTGGCAATTATAACAGGGATTGGGGTTAATATTATATGGAATTTTCTCTCCTAA